Proteins from a single region of Candidatus Dependentiae bacterium:
- the pilM gene encoding pilus assembly protein PilM, translating into MITELFLPEKFRNRRLIAQRILGIALQDDTIYGALVHAKPAKTIIQALVSCSIESANGQTYEEKISDGLRNCFSQVGKYDHVRICVPASIVIFKELQVPFLDVEKIRMVLEYEVENMLPFSIDEAITDFIITKRNSDQQTSQVLVAAVRKHDLKNILDPFLEAGIDPNAITIDLFALYSLYLQIEEYKTTPHGTALVDISQNSTRIAFLQDGEFRLTRHIQRGINTVAKSISDEINMPISEVLQRLYISGVDYPADEEYQRSAQKQMSALFNDIQFTLNSFSLKLNYYEGIQKILFAGKGTDVKNLIQFSGNLLQIPCQQFDPKKLLKEKWIVNKVAIQPTSWNPFAIALGITLPAPLLETFDLRRKDFTKIYDPLLFKQLICASVLLVFFLTFLGVRGYQNISYLSGIVNRIEVREKRRLQSIFPKDKLPKRPTLQNLVKESGKLLQESNALWAPFTKDRLKPLEMLEEITNIIDKKKFPDVTIAYVSIAPSKEGITFVKIEGYFKAPLGQPLWENFAQFKNRFEESPLFTLAQEIDDSPAEERGIPFTAKLKPRDK; encoded by the coding sequence ATGATTACAGAACTATTTTTACCAGAAAAATTTCGTAATCGTCGCCTGATTGCTCAACGTATTTTAGGTATCGCTCTTCAGGATGATACAATTTATGGAGCATTGGTTCACGCCAAGCCGGCAAAAACAATTATCCAGGCGCTTGTTTCGTGCTCAATTGAAAGTGCAAACGGACAAACGTATGAGGAAAAAATAAGCGATGGACTACGCAATTGCTTCTCTCAGGTTGGGAAATATGATCACGTACGCATTTGCGTTCCGGCATCAATCGTTATTTTTAAAGAGCTTCAAGTTCCCTTTCTTGATGTTGAAAAAATTCGCATGGTTCTTGAATATGAAGTTGAAAATATGCTCCCTTTTTCAATTGACGAAGCAATTACCGATTTTATTATTACCAAGAGAAACTCTGATCAACAGACTTCTCAGGTACTTGTTGCAGCTGTTCGCAAGCATGATTTAAAAAATATATTAGATCCATTTTTAGAAGCAGGCATTGACCCAAACGCTATCACTATTGATTTATTTGCACTCTACAGCTTGTATCTTCAGATTGAAGAATACAAAACAACACCTCATGGAACGGCGCTCGTAGACATCAGTCAAAACAGCACACGCATTGCTTTTTTACAAGATGGCGAGTTTCGCCTCACACGACACATTCAACGAGGCATTAATACTGTCGCAAAGAGCATAAGTGATGAAATAAATATGCCAATCTCTGAAGTCTTACAGCGGCTTTATATTTCAGGTGTTGACTATCCAGCAGATGAAGAATATCAACGTAGTGCTCAAAAACAGATGTCAGCTCTTTTTAATGACATTCAATTTACACTCAACTCGTTCAGTCTCAAGCTTAATTATTATGAAGGCATTCAAAAAATTCTGTTTGCAGGTAAAGGAACTGATGTTAAAAATTTAATACAATTCTCTGGAAACCTTTTGCAAATTCCTTGTCAGCAATTTGATCCAAAAAAATTACTCAAGGAAAAATGGATTGTTAACAAAGTAGCGATTCAGCCTACATCATGGAACCCCTTTGCTATTGCACTAGGTATAACGCTCCCTGCACCACTATTGGAAACATTCGACTTGCGTCGCAAAGACTTTACGAAGATTTATGATCCATTACTGTTTAAGCAGCTCATTTGTGCAAGCGTACTCCTTGTTTTTTTCTTAACATTTTTAGGTGTTCGAGGTTACCAAAATATTTCGTATCTTTCGGGCATTGTAAATCGAATTGAAGTTCGCGAAAAACGTCGACTTCAAAGTATATTTCCCAAAGATAAATTGCCCAAGCGACCAACCCTTCAAAACTTGGTTAAAGAAAGTGGAAAGCTCTTACAAGAATCCAATGCTCTGTGGGCGCCTTTTACCAAAGATCGCCTCAAACCCCTCGAAATGCTTGAAGAAATAACCAACATTATTGATAAGAAAAAATTTCCAGACGTCACAATTGCTTATGTTTCAATAGCTCCAAGCAAAGAGGGTATTACTTTTGTTAAAATAGAGGGCTATTTTAAAGCACCACTAGGACAACCGTTGTGGGAAAATTTTGCACAGTTTAAAAATAGGTTTGAAGAATCACCATTATTCACGCTTGCCCAAGAAATTGATGATTCTCCAGCAGAAGAGCGCGGCATTCCATTTACCGCAAAACTCAAACCTCGAGATAAGTAA
- a CDS encoding MoxR family ATPase produces MEQISSQQASELIKERSLAWNNLKNEIKKVIVGQDHIIDRIFIGLLCNGHILLEGVPGLAKTTLIKTTADALGLDFKRIQFTPDLLPADLIGTLIYSPKTHEFQTRKGPIFSNLILADEINRAPAKVQSALLEAMQEHQVTIGDTSFKLDEPFLVLATQNPIDQEGTYRLPEAQVDRFMFKLLMTYPKFAEEKEIISKLSGVSTIFKIFEKQDISADQLLAKEVYIDEKVIEYILNIVFATRNPKEYKLEDIENFIGYGASPRATIALTQATKAYAFLRKRHFVIPDDVKAVAPDILRHRILLTYEAEAENVSTDAIIQKVLRTIPAP; encoded by the coding sequence ATGGAACAGATTTCTTCTCAACAAGCATCAGAGCTGATCAAAGAAAGATCACTGGCTTGGAACAATCTTAAAAATGAGATTAAAAAAGTTATCGTTGGACAAGATCATATTATTGATCGTATTTTTATAGGCCTTTTGTGTAACGGCCATATTTTACTTGAAGGCGTACCCGGTCTTGCAAAGACTACCTTAATTAAAACAACAGCAGATGCTCTTGGCCTAGATTTCAAACGCATTCAATTTACCCCCGATCTTCTACCTGCTGATTTAATTGGAACTTTAATTTATAGTCCAAAGACTCATGAATTTCAGACGCGAAAAGGGCCAATTTTTAGCAACCTGATTTTGGCAGATGAAATCAATCGTGCTCCTGCAAAAGTGCAGTCAGCATTATTAGAAGCAATGCAAGAACACCAAGTAACTATTGGTGACACCTCGTTTAAACTTGATGAACCATTTCTTGTTCTTGCAACTCAAAATCCAATTGATCAAGAGGGTACCTACCGACTTCCTGAAGCACAAGTTGATCGATTCATGTTTAAACTGTTAATGACATATCCTAAATTTGCTGAAGAAAAAGAGATCATTTCGAAACTCTCTGGAGTATCAACTATTTTCAAAATTTTTGAAAAACAGGACATTTCAGCCGATCAACTGCTCGCCAAAGAAGTGTATATAGACGAGAAGGTCATTGAATATATTCTAAATATTGTCTTTGCTACCCGAAATCCCAAAGAATATAAGTTAGAAGATATTGAAAATTTTATCGGATATGGAGCATCACCTCGAGCAACGATAGCACTAACACAAGCAACAAAAGCATATGCCTTTCTAAGAAAAAGACATTTTGTAATTCCTGATGATGTTAAGGCGGTTGCACCCGATATATTACGCCACCGAATTTTACTCACTTATGAAGCAGAAGCTGAGAATGTTTCAACAGATGCAATTATTCAAAAAGTTTTAAGAACCATTCCAGCTCCGTAA
- a CDS encoding aldolase: protein MLVSLTPQDIHVPLTVPLDQRSMYIDHMLAVTKKTGRLFLFAADQKIEHLNADFYGQGIPEECSDPEYLFKIASQAKIGAFATHLGLIARYAAQYKSINYIVKLNGKSNIVTTNQDDPISLALNSVEQVVRFKQENNLAIAGVGYTIYLGSRYEAQMLTQAAQIIEQAHAHGLVVILWIYPRGKAVTDERSKEIIAGAAGVGAALGADFVKVNPPSAPTSFERSQLLNIAARTAGRTGIICSGGPVRNEREFLEELFHQLHTGGARGAAVGRNIFQRPQEDTIKFCDALAALIIDDVDVQTALQLL, encoded by the coding sequence ATGCTTGTAAGTCTGACCCCGCAAGATATTCATGTTCCGCTGACTGTACCACTTGATCAGCGTTCAATGTATATTGATCATATGCTTGCAGTAACAAAGAAAACAGGTCGACTCTTTCTTTTTGCTGCGGATCAAAAAATTGAACATCTCAATGCCGATTTTTATGGCCAAGGAATTCCTGAAGAATGTTCTGATCCAGAGTATCTTTTTAAAATTGCATCACAAGCAAAAATTGGTGCTTTTGCAACGCATTTAGGGCTGATTGCTCGATATGCTGCCCAGTACAAGTCAATCAATTATATTGTAAAATTGAATGGTAAATCCAATATCGTAACAACCAATCAAGATGACCCAATCAGCCTTGCTCTCAACTCGGTTGAACAAGTTGTTCGATTCAAGCAAGAAAATAATCTTGCAATTGCCGGTGTTGGCTACACTATTTATCTGGGCAGTAGGTATGAAGCGCAAATGCTTACGCAAGCTGCTCAAATTATTGAACAAGCACATGCCCATGGTCTTGTGGTTATTTTGTGGATTTATCCACGAGGCAAGGCGGTTACCGATGAGCGCAGTAAAGAAATTATTGCTGGTGCTGCAGGAGTAGGAGCAGCGCTTGGTGCTGACTTTGTTAAGGTAAATCCCCCATCAGCTCCAACAAGCTTTGAGCGATCTCAGTTACTCAATATCGCAGCTCGTACAGCAGGCAGAACCGGTATTATTTGTTCTGGTGGACCGGTGCGTAATGAGCGGGAATTTCTTGAAGAGCTTTTTCATCAGCTTCATACTGGGGGTGCTCGTGGTGCTGCTGTGGGACGTAATATTTTTCAGCGCCCGCAAGAAGATACAATTAAATTTTGTGATGCGCTTGCTGCACTGATTATTGATGACGTTGATGTTCAAACAGCCCTTCAATTGCTCTAA
- a CDS encoding ATP-binding cassette domain-containing protein produces the protein MITITGLKKAFGSKTITNGLDLTIEKGEFLAIIGRSGEGKSVLLKQIIGLIHPDEGTIEIDNQDITKLNSRELFEVFKKCGYVFQFAALLDSLNVFENIGITLLEEGMNADQVRPLVLEKLISVGLNPDVLDKYPNELSGGMKKRVGLARTLMLKPEILLYDEPTTGLDPITVKLIHELIKKTHVDQHLTSIVISHDIDIFNYATSVAMLHEGKIIYKGPAQNIWECDNPFVHQFIRGQIEGPIKQIGI, from the coding sequence ATGATTACCATTACAGGACTCAAAAAAGCTTTTGGCTCTAAAACAATCACTAATGGTCTTGACCTAACCATTGAAAAAGGTGAATTCTTAGCAATCATTGGGCGATCAGGGGAAGGAAAATCGGTCCTTCTCAAACAGATCATTGGCTTAATTCACCCTGATGAGGGCACAATAGAAATCGACAACCAAGACATAACCAAACTTAATTCACGAGAGCTCTTTGAAGTTTTTAAGAAATGTGGTTATGTATTTCAATTTGCAGCACTTCTAGACTCTCTTAATGTCTTTGAAAATATAGGTATTACGTTGCTTGAAGAGGGCATGAACGCTGATCAAGTGAGACCACTTGTTTTAGAAAAACTTATTTCTGTAGGGTTAAATCCTGATGTTTTGGATAAATATCCTAATGAACTTTCAGGCGGGATGAAAAAGCGCGTTGGGCTTGCACGGACACTCATGCTTAAGCCCGAAATTCTTTTGTACGATGAACCGACAACGGGCCTTGACCCTATCACCGTCAAACTGATTCATGAGCTCATTAAAAAAACACACGTAGATCAGCACCTTACTTCAATTGTTATTTCACATGACATTGATATCTTTAACTACGCAACATCTGTTGCAATGCTCCACGAAGGAAAAATAATCTATAAAGGACCAGCTCAAAACATTTGGGAATGTGATAACCCATTTGTTCATCAGTTTATTCGAGGACAAATCGAAGGCCCAATCAAACAAATTGGAATCTAA
- a CDS encoding TIGR00730 family Rossman fold protein: MCRRIKEYSRFLKSLFKTNVRLLWGMWKLTKLPHPAITIFGGSRIALESEVALKAKDLSFKLVDAGFSIITGGGPGIMEAANFGAIEYLRECDLNSPMCRNRRIVSAGIGLIRLNKEKANPYVQENIVMEHFFSRKWLLVRYSVGFVIFPGGFGTMDELFEIVTLVQTQRMKKLPIVLVDIDYWKPLVDWIDTRALKQGLITKEDVAILKFVDTVDEAFEYIKSACIECTESKNHI, from the coding sequence ATGTGCAGAAGAATTAAAGAATATTCACGATTTTTAAAAAGTCTTTTTAAAACAAATGTACGACTTTTGTGGGGAATGTGGAAACTGACTAAGCTTCCTCATCCTGCAATTACCATTTTTGGTGGATCGCGCATTGCACTTGAAAGTGAAGTAGCTCTCAAAGCAAAAGATCTTTCATTTAAGCTTGTTGATGCCGGTTTTTCTATTATTACCGGTGGTGGTCCCGGTATTATGGAGGCAGCAAATTTTGGTGCAATTGAGTATTTACGTGAATGCGATTTAAATAGTCCGATGTGTCGAAATAGGCGAATTGTTTCTGCCGGTATTGGCTTGATTCGGTTAAACAAAGAAAAGGCGAATCCCTACGTGCAAGAAAATATTGTTATGGAACATTTTTTTTCGCGTAAATGGCTTTTGGTCCGCTATTCAGTAGGATTTGTTATTTTTCCTGGTGGCTTTGGAACAATGGATGAATTGTTTGAAATTGTTACCCTGGTTCAGACGCAACGTATGAAAAAGCTTCCCATTGTTTTGGTTGATATTGACTATTGGAAGCCTCTTGTTGACTGGATTGATACTCGAGCGCTCAAGCAAGGTCTTATTACAAAAGAAGATGTTGCGATCTTAAAATTTGTTGATACTGTTGATGAAGCATTTGAATACATAAAGAGCGCATGTATCGAGTGTACTGAATCAAAAAATCATATTTAA
- a CDS encoding DUF2608 domain-containing protein gives MNIKASVKLLLFVFGFNTTYTQVFPVIIESDDIWSVKENIDSNAKHPVVIFDIDNTLLRAELVMARDECFDARLKQELAAGLAIKPACDKVLPGYFEAMQVTHVSLVDENSVAMIKELQERGIVVIALTARSPHVLEECTLRQLESVGINFRITSPTHEKDLNFAGLTDRADFKGGVIFCGCNDKGKVLERFFNETDLHPDQIIFTDDKEKNLSAVEREANELNIPCVCIRYSKLDQAIQGFDLTQLEQ, from the coding sequence ATGAACATTAAGGCATCGGTTAAATTACTCTTGTTCGTTTTTGGTTTCAATACTACTTACACGCAAGTTTTTCCCGTTATTATTGAATCTGATGATATTTGGAGTGTGAAAGAGAATATTGATAGCAACGCAAAACATCCCGTTGTTATTTTTGATATTGATAATACCTTACTCAGAGCTGAGTTGGTTATGGCACGTGACGAATGTTTTGATGCACGTTTAAAGCAGGAGCTTGCAGCTGGACTTGCAATAAAGCCTGCTTGTGACAAAGTGTTGCCCGGTTATTTTGAAGCTATGCAAGTTACTCATGTCTCTCTTGTTGATGAAAATTCTGTTGCCATGATTAAAGAATTGCAGGAACGAGGGATTGTTGTTATTGCACTTACTGCCCGTTCACCGCATGTTCTTGAAGAATGTACCTTGCGTCAGCTAGAATCAGTGGGCATTAATTTTCGCATTACCAGCCCAACGCACGAAAAAGATCTTAATTTTGCAGGGTTGACTGATCGAGCAGATTTTAAAGGCGGAGTTATTTTTTGTGGATGCAACGACAAGGGCAAGGTTCTTGAACGTTTTTTTAATGAAACAGACCTTCACCCTGATCAGATTATTTTTACTGATGATAAAGAAAAAAATCTCAGTGCGGTTGAGCGTGAAGCAAACGAGCTGAATATTCCATGTGTATGCATTCGCTACTCAAAATTAGATCAAGCAATTCAAGGCTTTGACCTCACTCAATTAGAGCAATAA
- a CDS encoding sigma-54-dependent Fis family transcriptional regulator, with translation MKTIHAHQEPSLLIIDDEEAILETLQASLEDEGFTVQTLNDGSKTLDTIGNLVPDAVLLDIFMPNINGLELLEKIKREYPMQPVIIISGYGTVPMAVDAIKKGARDFIEKPLNFEEVLTKLSFLKEDSIAQPSIEHTENLSLNRLGIVGQSELFLEFMMQVRKTALLKIPALIYGLQGTGKSLIAQYLAFCHFQKDKIFKTIDCTQQDNFKEKLTPFDGTLFLKNIQELSSDNQKDVLEFIIAHSTTTKVIASALPDLFTRMQHGFFNSMLFYKLNSIPLEIVPLNKRRYDIPLLTDHFLSQANALLGKSALLNTRSIRILRNHGWIGNITQLKNVIDCAVASTTESNRIITPETLAPYLPESSIFFAEEQSFTRFNSLDHATEQFEKKYILYLLKKHRYNLEQLGEFLKVPLAELKAKIYKFDLLPKHGPALKSSL, from the coding sequence ATGAAAACTATTCACGCGCATCAAGAACCATCCCTCCTTATTATTGACGATGAAGAAGCGATCTTAGAAACACTTCAAGCCTCACTTGAAGATGAAGGTTTCACGGTTCAAACACTCAATGACGGATCAAAAACACTGGATACCATTGGAAATCTAGTCCCTGATGCGGTCTTACTTGATATCTTTATGCCGAATATTAACGGCTTAGAGCTCCTTGAGAAGATTAAACGTGAATATCCCATGCAACCAGTCATCATTATTTCAGGCTATGGAACTGTTCCTATGGCTGTTGATGCAATTAAAAAAGGGGCCCGCGACTTTATTGAAAAGCCTCTTAATTTTGAAGAAGTTCTAACAAAGCTCAGTTTTCTTAAAGAAGATTCGATCGCTCAACCATCAATCGAGCATACAGAAAATTTAAGCTTAAATCGCTTGGGAATTGTGGGCCAAAGTGAACTTTTTCTAGAATTTATGATGCAAGTCAGAAAAACTGCATTGCTTAAGATCCCTGCTCTTATTTATGGACTTCAAGGGACCGGTAAGTCCTTAATTGCGCAGTATCTTGCCTTTTGCCATTTTCAAAAAGACAAAATATTTAAAACTATTGATTGCACACAACAGGACAATTTTAAAGAAAAACTTACACCGTTTGATGGAACACTTTTTTTAAAAAACATTCAAGAACTCTCAAGTGATAATCAAAAAGACGTACTCGAATTTATTATAGCTCATAGCACTACAACAAAAGTTATTGCTTCTGCTTTACCAGACCTCTTTACACGCATGCAACATGGTTTTTTTAACAGCATGCTTTTTTATAAGCTCAACAGTATTCCTCTTGAAATCGTTCCTCTTAATAAACGACGATATGATATTCCACTCCTTACCGATCATTTCTTGTCTCAAGCAAATGCTTTATTAGGAAAATCTGCACTTTTAAATACTCGGAGCATCCGAATATTGCGTAACCATGGCTGGATAGGTAATATCACTCAACTCAAAAATGTTATTGACTGCGCCGTTGCAAGCACAACTGAAAGCAATCGAATTATCACCCCCGAAACACTTGCTCCTTATCTTCCAGAATCAAGCATTTTCTTTGCAGAAGAACAATCATTTACACGGTTCAACTCATTGGATCATGCAACTGAACAGTTTGAAAAGAAATATATTCTCTATTTACTGAAAAAGCATCGATATAACTTGGAACAGCTTGGTGAATTTTTAAAAGTTCCTCTGGCCGAACTGAAAGCAAAAATATACAAGTTTGATCTTTTGCCAAAACATGGGCCGGCTTTAAAAAGCTCGTTATAA
- the secG gene encoding preprotein translocase subunit SecG produces the protein MFAFLMTLFVILSVVLAFLILLQQGKGDMGLGSMSGSRQMLFGGSGGQSFFEKATWIIGGLFVIGALGLAILKSKSVRQSRLEGFTKTHTAQATSNKLETKATTEDSQEEQVQTEEDSAEDNS, from the coding sequence ATGTTTGCATTTCTTATGACACTTTTTGTAATTTTAAGCGTAGTACTCGCTTTTCTAATTTTACTTCAACAAGGCAAGGGTGACATGGGCCTTGGCAGTATGAGCGGAAGCAGACAAATGTTATTTGGTGGCTCTGGTGGGCAAAGTTTTTTTGAAAAAGCTACATGGATTATTGGCGGCCTTTTTGTTATCGGAGCTCTTGGCCTTGCAATACTCAAGTCTAAATCAGTACGCCAATCTCGCTTAGAAGGCTTTACAAAAACTCATACCGCTCAAGCAACTTCAAATAAACTTGAAACAAAGGCAACAACTGAAGATTCACAAGAAGAGCAAGTACAAACAGAAGAAGACTCAGCTGAAGATAACAGCTAA
- a CDS encoding cysteine synthase family protein, giving the protein MTIKNQYKTLLQLIGNTPIIRLDVQTPPTMLAKLEYLNPGGSVKDRSALFMIEEAERTGKLKPGGTIVEATSGNQGIALAMIGKVKGYQVIITCPDRVSQEKIATLRAYGAQVHICPNTDSHEDPRNYHTMAVNFAKTIPGAFMPNQYFNKSNALAHYTTTGPEIWQQTNGTITHLFLAAGSCGTISGVGRYLKEQNPDVKIIGVDAATSFYSSKEPKAYQAEGFGIDVVSDVFDQKAFDEIATVTDDQAFDMTRTLTKKYGIMGGLSSGAVMHVALEYSKNLKSTDVAVVIFADSGRAYLSKVFGQEALVDAEHEHIQKQSTPENAVGL; this is encoded by the coding sequence ATGACAATAAAAAATCAGTACAAAACACTCTTGCAGCTTATCGGTAATACACCAATAATTCGACTTGATGTTCAAACTCCTCCAACAATGCTTGCTAAGCTTGAATACCTCAATCCGGGCGGAAGTGTCAAAGACCGCAGTGCTCTTTTTATGATCGAAGAAGCAGAGCGTACCGGAAAACTTAAGCCAGGCGGAACCATTGTTGAAGCAACTTCTGGCAATCAGGGGATTGCACTTGCAATGATCGGTAAAGTAAAGGGCTACCAAGTAATAATTACGTGTCCAGATCGCGTCTCACAAGAAAAAATTGCAACGCTCAGAGCCTATGGCGCCCAGGTACATATCTGCCCCAATACCGACTCTCATGAAGATCCACGTAACTATCACACCATGGCGGTGAATTTTGCAAAAACAATTCCTGGCGCATTTATGCCCAACCAATATTTTAATAAATCAAACGCCCTTGCGCATTATACAACAACCGGTCCTGAAATTTGGCAACAGACTAACGGAACTATTACCCACCTTTTTCTTGCTGCAGGAAGCTGTGGAACTATTTCTGGTGTTGGCCGATATTTAAAAGAACAAAATCCTGATGTCAAAATTATTGGCGTTGATGCTGCAACATCTTTTTACTCAAGCAAAGAGCCGAAAGCGTATCAGGCTGAAGGTTTTGGTATTGATGTGGTGAGTGATGTTTTTGATCAAAAAGCATTTGATGAAATAGCAACGGTAACAGATGATCAGGCTTTTGATATGACGCGAACGTTGACGAAAAAATATGGCATTATGGGTGGTTTAAGCAGCGGCGCAGTAATGCATGTTGCGCTTGAGTATTCTAAGAATCTTAAGTCTACCGATGTTGCGGTAGTGATTTTTGCCGACTCAGGGCGGGCATATTTGAGCAAGGTATTTGGTCAAGAAGCTTTGGTTGATGCTGAGCATGAGCATATTCAAAAACAAAGTACTCCAGAAAATGCGGTTGGGTTATAA
- a CDS encoding ABC transporter permease yields the protein MLLRMIDALGTKTLDSCSYVGKVGVFASDVFATFFRTKLKTEKVFYHMNYIGVGTLGIVVLVGITIGAVIALQSYIGLERFGATQFIGPIVFLSMVREFGPVFSAIMVIGRAGSAITAEIGTMRITEQIDALQTLCIDTHQYLIVPRIVATTVMMPFLSLFCSFLGIIAGYVMSVHVLNINAEIYMESTISNVEVSDITNGIIKAVFFGLILSIISTYKGFTASGGARGVGIAITQSVVYSILTIVIADYILISLMFSR from the coding sequence GTGCTCTTACGCATGATTGATGCTCTTGGTACAAAAACTTTGGACAGTTGTAGCTACGTAGGAAAAGTTGGAGTGTTTGCATCTGATGTATTCGCAACTTTCTTCAGAACCAAGCTTAAGACTGAAAAAGTTTTTTATCATATGAACTACATTGGTGTTGGCACACTGGGAATTGTGGTTTTAGTTGGTATAACTATTGGTGCTGTTATAGCCTTACAAAGCTATATTGGTCTTGAACGTTTTGGCGCCACGCAATTTATCGGCCCTATTGTTTTCTTATCCATGGTCAGAGAATTTGGACCAGTTTTTAGCGCTATTATGGTTATTGGTCGAGCAGGTTCTGCTATTACTGCTGAAATTGGAACCATGCGGATTACTGAGCAAATTGATGCGCTTCAAACATTATGCATTGATACACATCAATACCTCATTGTTCCACGTATTGTTGCTACCACAGTTATGATGCCATTTCTTTCTCTTTTCTGTTCATTTTTGGGTATTATTGCGGGCTATGTGATGTCAGTTCATGTTTTAAATATCAACGCCGAGATATACATGGAATCAACTATTTCAAATGTTGAAGTTTCAGATATTACCAATGGAATCATTAAAGCTGTTTTCTTTGGCCTTATTCTTTCAATTATTTCTACCTATAAAGGATTCACTGCAAGCGGCGGTGCGCGCGGTGTTGGTATTGCGATTACACAAAGCGTTGTATACTCCATTCTGACTATTGTTATTGCAGATTATATCCTCATTTCATTGATGTTTTCACGATGA
- the dapF gene encoding diaminopimelate epimerase has protein sequence MLTHFFKYQSLGNDFIVFDWYKKPQQDLDKVFDDALHWSAIVRKLCDRNFGVGADGVLIIKNNHEHGVPEMLIFNSDGSQAQSCLNGVRCIAQHLVSTHRYPEKFSIKLSNRLIECVMSEVSGQVAPTISTSVGTACYKGTKGVQTTSGFFSGHIVDVGNPHFIIFQNKQLSWLEKHGSLIEQHELFPNKTNVEFVWQDEQDKKKYYLNVYERGCGVTRACSSGAAAFAGLLKQLGMIDVDEQIIICMPGGAVAALVQDCGNIILQASAVQVFQGTLPEV, from the coding sequence ATGTTGACGCACTTTTTTAAATATCAATCACTGGGCAACGACTTTATCGTCTTTGACTGGTACAAAAAACCGCAGCAAGATCTTGATAAAGTTTTTGATGATGCATTGCACTGGTCTGCGATTGTTCGTAAGCTCTGTGACCGAAATTTTGGCGTAGGAGCAGATGGTGTTTTGATTATCAAAAATAATCACGAACATGGTGTGCCCGAAATGCTCATTTTTAACAGTGACGGTTCTCAGGCACAAAGCTGTTTAAATGGTGTGCGCTGCATTGCGCAACATCTTGTTTCGACTCATCGTTATCCAGAGAAATTTTCAATAAAACTGAGCAATCGATTAATTGAGTGTGTAATGTCTGAAGTGAGTGGCCAGGTGGCTCCAACCATTTCAACTTCTGTTGGTACCGCTTGTTATAAGGGCACTAAAGGTGTTCAAACAACATCAGGCTTTTTTTCCGGGCATATTGTTGATGTGGGTAATCCGCATTTTATTATTTTTCAGAACAAGCAGTTGTCCTGGCTTGAAAAGCATGGAAGTTTGATTGAACAGCACGAACTATTTCCCAATAAAACAAATGTTGAATTTGTTTGGCAAGATGAGCAGGATAAGAAAAAATATTACTTAAATGTTTATGAGCGAGGGTGTGGCGTCACACGCGCCTGCAGCTCAGGAGCCGCTGCATTTGCCGGATTACTCAAGCAGCTTGGTATGATTGATGTAGATGAACAGATTATTATTTGCATGCCTGGAGGTGCGGTGGCCGCATTGGTTCAGGATTGCGGTAATATTATTTTGCAAGCGTCAGCGGTTCAGGTTTTTCAGGGAACTTTACCAGAAGTTTAG